The Chelatococcus sp. HY11 nucleotide sequence ATATCTTGGAGGAGTTCTTCCTTTGAGCTGAAATAATAGTAAAGACTTGCCTTCTTCATGTTCAGCGCATCGGCGATTTCCTGCAGGGAGGCTGCCTCCGAACCCTTGCGATGAATGATCTGCTTGGCGACATGCATGATCTCACGCCGCCGCTCCTCGTGGGACAGTCGCTTGCGCGTTGGTCGCCCCCTGGTGGCGCGCTGACGCGGACTGCTGTTCGCCAGCAGGGCATCGGCGTTTGGCTCAGGCTTATTCATGACTGGGGCCATGGAACTCCCACAGGGCCGAGGGCTTGATACCCCGGGTCAACTGGTCTGCGAATTGTTCGGCCACTTGTTCCGGGCCGCTCGAGACACTGGGACGATACCAGCGGTGCAACCAGTTCAGGGATCCAAGGATCCATAGCGATGCGAGCTTGGGGCTCACCCCGGCCGCGACCAGCCCTGCATCCTGAGCCTCGACGATAAGGTCGCGGAAGACGCGTTGGTAGGAATGGTCGGGGCGCAGGATCTCGGCCTGCCGCTCCGCGGGCAGACGCTCGAGCTCCCGCAGGAACACCGTAGTCTTGACCAGGTTGTCGCAAACGAAGATGGCATGACCGACGAGAACGGCATGGAGCCGCTGCATCGGGTCACCGGGCCGCGCAGCCAGCATGCGCACGTTTTCGAGATGCTCGTCGTGGATCGCCTTCACGATGTCGAAGAGCAAGTCTTCCTTTGACTGATAGTAGTAATAGACGCTTCCCTTCAGGATGCCGATGCGGTCGGCGATCTCCTGGAGAGACGACCCGTCATAGCCCCGCTCTGAAAAGAGTTGTGTCGCGGCGTCCTGAAGATCGGCCTTGCGCAGTTCCCCGGACATCCTGTCGATTGCGGCAGGTGGTTTGGCTCCGGTCGCATCACTGCTCATGTGCTGTCCGCCACCTCTAAACTCTGGCCATCATGACGATAGAGGCGAAATAGATCATGAACGCCACCGCGCCAAGAGTTCTTCGGGCGTAACCTCGGTGGCGGGGGGCGGCAACGCTGCCGGATCGCCGAAGCGGGGGGCGGGCGCTGCCTCGATGATGCCATCGCGCTGACGAAAGACACGGCGCTCCTTGAGATGCGGTGCGTCTGTGGCTTCGCCGATCGTCAGCACCGGGCTCACGCATGCGTCGATGCCCGTGAAGTGATCGGCCCAGGCGTCGCGGTCACGTGTCATGAACCGGCTCGCGATGGCCGCCTGGATTTTCGGCCAGCCCGCGCGCGGATATTGCGGATAATCGGCGGGCGCGAGGTCAAGGCCATGCAACAGTGCCGCGTAGAATTGTGGCTCCAGAGCCCCCACGGCCACGAACCCCCCGTCGCGGCAAGCATAGCAGCGATAGAATGGCGCGCCGCCGTCGAGCAGGTTGCGCGTCCGCGCGTCTTCCCAGCCGCCGGTCTGCCGGAACGCCTGGACGAGGCTCAGCAGCACAGGCACCGCATCGCACATCGCGACGTCGACCACCCGTCCGCGACCCGTTCGTTGCGCCTCGATGAGCCCGGCCAGAATTCCGAAGGCCAGGAACATCGTGCCGCCTGCGTAGTCGCCGATGACGTTCAAGGGCGGAACCGGCGCTTCCGCCGGGCCGATCGCCGCCAGCGCGCCGGTGAGCGCGATGTAGTTGATATCATGGCCCGCGCGCTCGGCCAGCGGGCCGGACTGCCCCCAGCCGGTCATGCGGCCATAAACGAGCTTCGGGTTACGGGCTTGGCAGGCCTCGGGACCAAGGCCAAGCCGCTCCATAACGCCAGGGCGGAACCCTTCGACGACCGCGTCGGCCTCTGCCACGATATCCAGCGCGGCCTCCCGGTCCTCGGCCTTCTTCAGGTCGAGGGTCACCAATGGCCGCCCGCGATGGAGGATCGTGCCGCCGACACTCTCATCCACGACCGGAGTGCCCGGCCGAACGATCCGGACCAGTTCGGCGCCATGGTCGGCCAGGATCATGGCGCACAGGGGCACCGGTCCAAGCGCGTCGAATTCGACAACCTTCAATCCCGACAGAACAGGCATGCTCACGTCCTCATCGGCATCCGGCCAGGCCGCCGTCGATGACGATCTCGGATCCGGTGATATAGGCGCCCGCTCGCGAGGACAGCATGACGCAGGCGCCTACGACGTCCTCGGCCGAACCGAGCCGGCCGAGCGGGATCCGGTCGACGAGGCCCGTCAGCCGCTCTTCCTCGGCGCGGATGTGCGAGGTCATTTGCGTCGGGAAATAGCCGGGCACCACCGTGTTCACGGTGATCTGGTCGCGTGCCAGTTCCGCCGCCAGTTCCCGCGTCAGGTGATGAACGGCAGCCTTGCTGGCGGCATACGAGAAGGCCGAGAGGCGCTCGACGATGCGTCCGGCGAGTGAGCCGATATTGATGACCCGCGCCGGGTCCGACGCCGAGGCCGCGGCGCGCAGCAGCGGCAGGAGGTCACGCACCAGGGTAAACGGCGCCTGGACATTGACCGCCATGACGGGGGCCCAGGCCTTGTCGGGGAAGGTTTCCATCGGGGCGCCCCAGGTCCGCCCGGCATTGTTGACGAGCACGTCGAGCCGCGGCTCACGCTCCGCGATCTCTCGCGCCAGCGTGCTGGCGTCCTCCGGCGATGAAAGGTCGCGGGCAAGGGCGACGCAGGTGCCGGTTTCGGCCATGGCAGCCGCCGCTGCGGCGGCGACGTCAGCCTTGCGCGAGGTGATGTAGACCTTGGCGCCACCGGCCACGAAGCCTTCGGCGATCATGCGTCCCATGCCCTGGGCGCCGCCCGTGATGAGGACGACCTTGCCGGAGACGTCGAAGAGTGAAGTGGGAGATTGGACCATGCCTCAAACCGTTCTTGCGCCAGCGAGATTCGCGCCGGACGGGCCCTTCCTCCGGTGGAGGGCGATAAACCTTAGTCTCACGCGACGGCAGTCTTGGTGACCTATCGTGAGATAGGCCGGCGATGCGGCCAAAGCAGAGGGTCGGGAGAATGGAGGTTAAAAAAGCCGCTGGCGGGTCTTGTTTTTTCAACCAGACGAATGGTAGAAAATCGTCACGACGCCGAACCAAGGACGCAACAAGCCTGTCCACTCCGGCACGCAGGGAGAGGAAGACGCTATGCCAACGTTGTGCACGAAGCTTGTCTCACCGATGGAACCTCCCGGGATGCTCGACCGCCCGCGCCTACGCGCGTTGGTGAGCGAGGTCGCGCGTCACCGGCTCACCCTGATCCAGGCGCCAGCGGGCTACGGCAAGACCACTTTGATGGCGCAATGGCACGAGGAATTGGCGTCGGGTGGCGCCAGGGTCGGCTGGCTGACGCTCGATTCGCGTGAATGCAGCCAGTCCGCCCTCATCGGTTCTATCGCGGCGATGCTGTCGCGCATCCCGGGCGTTGGTGAAGATCTTGGCCAGTTCGCCGCCCACCAATCCTTCTTCAACGCCGACGCCTTGATGGTGCAGGTTGTGGAGCGTCTGGCGTCTCTCGCCGAACCGGTTTTCCTGTTTTTTGATGATGTGCACGCGCTCGATCCGGAGGCGGCTGCGGCGCTCTGTGATTTCGTGGCGCATGCCCCATCGCAGATGCATATGGTGTTCGGAGCGCGGGACACGCGCCATATCGAATTGGCGGCGATGCGCGCCTATGGCCAGTTGCATGAGATCGGCCATCGGCATCTCAGTTTCACCGTCCCAGAGGCCTCCGCCTTCCTGCTCTCGGCCGGCGGGCCCAGTCTCACGGAGGACGAGGTCGCGGTGCTCGTCGGCAAGACCGAGGGCTGGGTGACCGGCCTCAAGCTCGCTCTTCACGGTCTAACGAAAACGCCGGATCCCAAAGCCTTCGTGGTGGCGTTCTCAGGCCGCCGGAGGGCGATTACCGATTATTTCGAGGAAGATGTGTTCGCCGGTCAACGACCTGACGTGCAGCGCTTCCTGCTGGAGACCGCGGTCCTTGATCGGTTGGCGCCAAAACTGTGCGAGGCCATGACGGGCAATAAGGGCGCCAGCACGATGCTTCGCTCCCTCGAGGTATTCGGGCTGTTCATCGTCCAGTTGGACGATGAAGGCGCTAACTTTCGCTACCATAGCCTGTTCGCGGAGTTCCTGCGGCGCAAGCTGGCGGAGATCGAGCCCGGCGCCCCCGCAGAATTGCACCGTCGCGCCGCAGCCTGGCTCGCCCTGGATGGTCAGGTCCTGGAAGCCCTCGAACACGCGCTTCAGGCACGTGACGAAGCCATGCTGGTCGAACTGCTCGAAAGCAACGCCGAGGAGCTGACCTTCAATGGCAAGATCGGCGTCGTGGCACAGTTCGCGGCCCGTCTGTCCGCCGAAGCCTTGGCGCGGGCGCCGCGAACGTTGCTCGCCGTCACCTGGCTGAAAGCCGGGAGCCACAACACCGCTGAGGCCGAGCGCCTGCTCGCCATCGCACGCGCGCATGTCGGGGCGTTGCGCGCCGACGGCGACAGCGATCCCGAGAGCTTGGCGGCCATCGAGCACTCCATCCGACACCGCGCCATGGTCATTGCAGCGGCGCGGGACGAGCCGGCACAGGTCGAGGCGCAGTGTAACGCGCTCATCCAGATCTTCGATGCTCAGCGTCCCTATCTCACCTGTACGGTATATGGTCATCTGGCTGCTGCGCGGTGTGAGCAGTTCCGCTTCGACGGTCTTGAGAGGCTTTACGCGCAGGCTCGCATGTTGGCGGACGAATCCGGCTACCGTTTCGCCAAGATCGCCCTGCAAGCCTCAGCCGGTGCGTCGATGTTCGCCGCCGGGCGTACCGAAGCCGCGGAAGCAGCCCTGAACCAGGGCTTGGCCGAAAGCGCCCGCTGGGCCGGCCCGAAATCCGGGCTCGGCGCTCTCGTCGCATTGCCGCTGGCGGAGCTTCATTACGCGACCAATAATCTAGATGCCGCCCGCCAGCTCGTTGACGACTATCTTCCGGTCTCGCGGGAATTCTGTTTCGTTGACCAACTTCGGGCCGGACATGTGGTGCGGGCCCGCCTGCATACGGCCGCCGGCGACATAGCCGGCGCTCGTCGGGCGCTCGACGAAGCGATGGAGGTGGCCCATGAATGCGATCTGGAGCGGTTGCGCCTTGTCGTGGTCCACGAGCAGGTCCGTCTCCTTTTGCGCAACGGGCAGCCCGAGGCGGCGTTGAAGCAGGCAGCCGCGCTCAATCTGCCGGATGAACCCGATGGTCTCGGGCCAACCGGCGATG carries:
- a CDS encoding TetR/AcrR family transcriptional regulator, producing MSSDATGAKPPAAIDRMSGELRKADLQDAATQLFSERGYDGSSLQEIADRIGILKGSVYYYYQSKEDLLFDIVKAIHDEHLENVRMLAARPGDPMQRLHAVLVGHAIFVCDNLVKTTVFLRELERLPAERQAEILRPDHSYQRVFRDLIVEAQDAGLVAAGVSPKLASLWILGSLNWLHRWYRPSVSSGPEQVAEQFADQLTRGIKPSALWEFHGPSHE
- a CDS encoding AAA family ATPase; this encodes MLDRPRLRALVSEVARHRLTLIQAPAGYGKTTLMAQWHEELASGGARVGWLTLDSRECSQSALIGSIAAMLSRIPGVGEDLGQFAAHQSFFNADALMVQVVERLASLAEPVFLFFDDVHALDPEAAAALCDFVAHAPSQMHMVFGARDTRHIELAAMRAYGQLHEIGHRHLSFTVPEASAFLLSAGGPSLTEDEVAVLVGKTEGWVTGLKLALHGLTKTPDPKAFVVAFSGRRRAITDYFEEDVFAGQRPDVQRFLLETAVLDRLAPKLCEAMTGNKGASTMLRSLEVFGLFIVQLDDEGANFRYHSLFAEFLRRKLAEIEPGAPAELHRRAAAWLALDGQVLEALEHALQARDEAMLVELLESNAEELTFNGKIGVVAQFAARLSAEALARAPRTLLAVTWLKAGSHNTAEAERLLAIARAHVGALRADGDSDPESLAAIEHSIRHRAMVIAAARDEPAQVEAQCNALIQIFDAQRPYLTCTVYGHLAAARCEQFRFDGLERLYAQARMLADESGYRFAKIALQASAGASMFAAGRTEAAEAALNQGLAESARWAGPKSGLGALVALPLAELHYATNNLDAARQLVDDYLPVSREFCFVDQLRAGHVVRARLHTAAGDIAGARRALDEAMEVAHECDLERLRLVVVHEQVRLLLRNGQPEAALKQAAALNLPDEPDGLGPTGDATSHHDLRAAIWVRVAMSRDQLAEASTLAKQWRAFCSSRGAVRAGIRWNILAAQILMMNGDPRAAQRLMREAIAAASGADAVRSFLDEGTSVLTILSEAYGDALDSQHPTDLFARHVLDAFSSRRTAPAVAVVSGDEGLYGRLSGKELEILTLVGCGMRNREIGSRLGLSEGSVKWYMQQVYDKVGIRRRSQAVERARQFGLIA
- a CDS encoding SDR family oxidoreductase, which gives rise to MVQSPTSLFDVSGKVVLITGGAQGMGRMIAEGFVAGGAKVYITSRKADVAAAAAAAMAETGTCVALARDLSSPEDASTLAREIAEREPRLDVLVNNAGRTWGAPMETFPDKAWAPVMAVNVQAPFTLVRDLLPLLRAAASASDPARVINIGSLAGRIVERLSAFSYAASKAAVHHLTRELAAELARDQITVNTVVPGYFPTQMTSHIRAEEERLTGLVDRIPLGRLGSAEDVVGACVMLSSRAGAYITGSEIVIDGGLAGCR
- a CDS encoding CaiB/BaiF CoA-transferase family protein, encoding MPVLSGLKVVEFDALGPVPLCAMILADHGAELVRIVRPGTPVVDESVGGTILHRGRPLVTLDLKKAEDREAALDIVAEADAVVEGFRPGVMERLGLGPEACQARNPKLVYGRMTGWGQSGPLAERAGHDINYIALTGALAAIGPAEAPVPPLNVIGDYAGGTMFLAFGILAGLIEAQRTGRGRVVDVAMCDAVPVLLSLVQAFRQTGGWEDARTRNLLDGGAPFYRCYACRDGGFVAVGALEPQFYAALLHGLDLAPADYPQYPRAGWPKIQAAIASRFMTRDRDAWADHFTGIDACVSPVLTIGEATDAPHLKERRVFRQRDGIIEAAPAPRFGDPAALPPPATEVTPEELLARWRS